The Rhodopseudomonas palustris genome window below encodes:
- a CDS encoding IclR family transcriptional regulator gives MPKLKRAADDVPSEGAEFIESLSRGLRVIEAFGAEKRPMTLSDVAKACGLPRATARRILLTLQTSGYVSSDDRLFALTPRVLGLASAYLASNQISAVLQPLMDRVSASAKEVCSLAILDGDDAVFVARASPARVFSAGIDLGYRLPLFCTSVGRVLLSRLDNNELTATIGAMTLTKQTEDTITDKQTVIATIIADRTKGYSLVDREAEPGFRSVAVPIRRYDGTIVAAANIGAHVDRITTGEMIDRFLPLLQAMAEEARPLMM, from the coding sequence ATGCCCAAACTGAAACGAGCCGCCGACGATGTGCCAAGCGAGGGCGCCGAGTTCATCGAAAGCCTGTCGCGCGGCCTGCGGGTGATCGAGGCGTTCGGCGCCGAGAAGCGGCCGATGACGCTGAGCGATGTCGCCAAGGCGTGCGGCCTGCCGCGCGCCACCGCGCGGCGGATCCTGCTGACGCTGCAGACCTCCGGCTATGTCAGCAGCGACGACCGGCTGTTTGCGCTGACGCCGCGCGTGCTTGGTCTCGCGTCGGCGTATCTGGCGTCCAATCAAATCAGCGCGGTGCTGCAGCCGCTGATGGATCGGGTGTCGGCCAGCGCCAAGGAAGTTTGTTCGCTGGCGATTCTCGATGGCGACGACGCGGTGTTCGTGGCGCGGGCCAGCCCGGCGCGGGTGTTCTCGGCCGGGATCGATCTCGGCTATCGGTTGCCGCTGTTCTGCACCTCGGTCGGCCGCGTTCTGCTCAGCCGGCTTGATAATAACGAGCTGACCGCGACGATCGGCGCGATGACGCTGACCAAGCAGACCGAAGACACCATCACAGACAAGCAGACGGTGATCGCAACGATCATCGCCGATCGCACCAAGGGATACTCGCTGGTCGATCGCGAAGCCGAGCCCGGCTTCCGTTCGGTCGCGGTGCCGATCCGGCGCTACGACGGCACGATCGTCGCCGCCGCCAATATCGGCGCCCATGTCGACCGCATCACCACCGGCGAAATGATCGACCGCTTCCTGCCGCTGCTGCAGGCGATGGCCGAAGAGGCCCGGCCGCTGATGATGTAG
- a CDS encoding aromatic ring-hydroxylating dioxygenase subunit alpha — translation MMSQEQNDLITRVGPGTPCGKLMRAYWQPAALVDELEGARPIKPVRLLGEDFVLFKDETGRYGLIDRDCPHRGADLAFGRLENGGLRCAFHGWLFDVDGNCIDTPAEPAGSPLCKNIKQRAFPVVAKGGILWAYLGAGEPPAFPEIDCFIAPDTHVFAFKGLMECNWLQALEVGIDPAHASFLHRFFEDEDTSQAYGKQFRGASAGSDLPMTKVLREYDRPIINVEHTEYGLRLIALREIDDERTHVRVTNQLFPHGFVIPMSTEMTITQWHVPVDDTNCYWYAIFTSYAAPVDKVKMRDQRLELYELPDYKSRRNKTNDYGFDPHEQATSTYTGMGLDINVHDQWAVESMGAIQDRTREHLGQSDKAIIQYRRLLRQEIEKAASGAKPLLALDEAAARAIQGPATMDGIGPSRGWETYWMEVDVKRRRGAPWAAPVPSEIAAKVPHLTAAE, via the coding sequence ATGATGAGCCAGGAACAGAATGATCTGATCACCCGGGTCGGGCCGGGGACGCCGTGCGGCAAGCTGATGCGCGCCTATTGGCAGCCGGCGGCGCTGGTCGACGAGCTGGAGGGCGCGCGCCCGATCAAGCCGGTACGGTTGCTCGGCGAAGACTTCGTGTTGTTCAAGGACGAGACCGGCCGCTATGGCCTGATCGATCGCGATTGCCCGCATCGCGGCGCCGATCTCGCATTCGGACGGTTGGAGAACGGCGGCCTGCGCTGTGCCTTCCACGGCTGGCTGTTCGATGTCGACGGCAATTGCATCGACACCCCCGCCGAGCCGGCCGGCTCGCCGCTGTGCAAGAACATCAAGCAGCGCGCGTTTCCGGTGGTCGCGAAGGGCGGCATTCTGTGGGCCTATCTCGGCGCGGGCGAGCCGCCGGCGTTTCCGGAGATCGATTGCTTCATCGCGCCCGACACCCACGTGTTCGCGTTCAAGGGGCTGATGGAATGCAACTGGCTGCAGGCGCTGGAGGTCGGCATCGATCCGGCGCACGCCTCGTTCCTGCATCGCTTCTTCGAGGATGAGGACACTTCGCAGGCCTACGGCAAGCAATTCCGCGGCGCATCTGCCGGCAGCGATCTGCCGATGACCAAAGTGCTGCGCGAATATGACCGGCCGATCATCAATGTCGAGCACACCGAATACGGCCTGCGGCTGATCGCGTTGCGTGAGATCGACGACGAACGCACCCACGTTCGCGTCACCAATCAGTTGTTTCCGCACGGCTTCGTCATCCCGATGAGCACAGAGATGACGATCACGCAATGGCACGTCCCGGTCGACGATACCAACTGCTACTGGTACGCGATTTTCACCAGCTATGCCGCGCCGGTCGACAAGGTGAAGATGCGCGACCAACGTCTCGAGCTGTACGAGCTGCCGGACTACAAGTCGCGCCGCAACAAGACCAACGATTACGGTTTCGATCCGCACGAACAGGCGACGTCGACCTACACCGGCATGGGTCTCGACATCAACGTGCACGACCAGTGGGCGGTGGAGTCGATGGGCGCGATTCAGGATCGTACGCGCGAACATCTCGGGCAGTCCGACAAGGCGATCATTCAGTATCGCCGGCTGCTGCGGCAGGAGATCGAAAAGGCCGCCTCCGGCGCCAAGCCGCTATTGGCGCTCGACGAGGCCGCGGCCCGCGCGATCCAGGGACCGGCCACAATGGACGGCATCGGCCCGAGCCGCGGCTGGGAAACCTATTGGATGGAGGTCGACGTCAAGCGTCGCCGCGGCGCGCCGTGGGCCGCGCCGGTGCCGTCCGAGATCGCGGCGAAGGTGCCGCATCTGACGGCAGCGGAATGA
- a CDS encoding glutamine synthetase family protein translates to MSLVEKYGLWSDEQIEAAARVRRIAEEQGLETIRFSFPDQHGILRGKTLIAAEALSCLDSGASITTTMLCKDTSHRTVFPVFKAGGGFGIKEMEGGADAIMLPDPTTFRVLPWAPKTGWVLCDLYFGNGQPVPFATRGLYRSVLKQLADRGYDYMAGLEVEFHVFKLEDVMMSPEHAGQPGEPPSVSLLSHGYQYLTEQRYDQIEPVLDLIRHDVMALGLPLRSMEVEFGPSQCEFTFQPTVGLMPADLMVLFRSAVKQICRRHGYHATFMCRPKIPNVVSSGWHLHQSLVSRTDGSNAFVSQTDVLSDLGRHYLAGLLHHARAATVFTTPTINGYKRYRSYSLAPDRAIWGRDNRGVMIRVLGGPGDRATRMENRVGEPAANPYLYMASQILSGLDGVDRKLDPGPSADTPYETQADLLPKSLREAIFALRDDPFFRTTMGDGFIDYYTFIKNAEIERFQAEVTEWEQREYFEMF, encoded by the coding sequence TTGAGTCTGGTTGAGAAGTACGGCCTCTGGTCCGACGAGCAGATCGAAGCAGCGGCGCGGGTACGGCGGATCGCCGAAGAGCAGGGGCTCGAGACCATCCGGTTCTCGTTCCCCGATCAGCACGGCATCCTGCGTGGCAAGACGTTGATCGCCGCCGAGGCGCTGAGCTGTCTCGACAGCGGCGCTTCGATCACCACCACGATGCTGTGCAAGGACACCTCGCACCGCACCGTGTTTCCGGTGTTCAAGGCCGGCGGCGGCTTCGGCATCAAGGAGATGGAAGGCGGCGCCGACGCCATCATGCTGCCTGATCCGACCACCTTCCGCGTCCTGCCCTGGGCGCCGAAGACCGGCTGGGTGCTGTGCGATCTGTATTTCGGCAATGGTCAGCCGGTGCCGTTCGCAACGCGCGGCCTCTACCGGTCGGTGCTGAAGCAGCTCGCCGACCGCGGCTACGACTACATGGCCGGGCTCGAAGTCGAATTCCACGTCTTCAAGCTCGAAGACGTAATGATGTCGCCGGAGCACGCCGGCCAGCCCGGCGAGCCACCGAGCGTCAGCCTGCTGTCGCACGGCTATCAGTATCTCACCGAGCAGCGCTATGATCAGATCGAGCCGGTGCTCGACCTGATCCGTCATGACGTGATGGCGCTCGGCCTGCCGCTGCGCTCGATGGAAGTCGAGTTCGGGCCGAGCCAGTGTGAATTCACCTTCCAGCCCACCGTCGGGCTGATGCCCGCCGACCTGATGGTGCTGTTCCGCAGCGCGGTGAAGCAGATCTGCCGCCGGCATGGTTACCACGCCACCTTCATGTGCCGGCCGAAGATTCCCAACGTGGTGTCGTCGGGCTGGCACCTGCATCAGTCGCTGGTGTCGCGGACCGACGGCAGCAACGCCTTCGTGTCGCAGACCGACGTGTTGTCCGATCTCGGCAGACACTATCTCGCCGGTCTGTTGCACCACGCCCGCGCCGCGACCGTGTTCACCACGCCCACGATCAACGGCTACAAGCGCTATCGCTCGTATTCGCTGGCGCCGGATCGCGCGATCTGGGGCCGCGACAATCGCGGCGTGATGATCCGCGTCCTCGGCGGTCCCGGCGACCGCGCCACCCGGATGGAGAACCGGGTCGGCGAGCCGGCGGCCAATCCGTATCTGTATATGGCCTCGCAAATCCTGTCCGGCCTCGACGGCGTCGACCGCAAGCTCGATCCGGGTCCTTCGGCGGACACGCCCTACGAGACCCAGGCGGACCTGCTGCCGAAGTCGCTGCGCGAGGCGATCTTCGCGCTGCGCGACGATCCGTTCTTCCGCACCACGATGGGCGACGGGTTCATCGACTACTACACCTTCATCAAGAATGCCGAGATCGAGCGTTTCCAGGCGGAAGTCACCGAGTGGGAGCAGCGCGAATATTTCGAGATGTTCTAG
- a CDS encoding ABC transporter substrate-binding protein, translating to MKGLRSVCAAAALSFVAAGAHADTIKVGVIGTMSGPYALFGQNFKMGIDAWVAEHGNKVGGHTVEFVYRDEVSPNPAQSKALAQELIVKEKVQYIAGLYFTPNAMAVAPLLQEAKVPMVVLNAATSSITEKSPYIVRTSFTMFQNTVPAAKVAKQKGAKKVAIAVSDYGPGIDAETAFKKTFEAEGGSVVEAIRMPLATTDFGPIMQRIKDSGADMIFTFLPAGPPTLGFVKAYIDNGLKAGGVKLMSTGDVVTEPDLPNIGDSGIGILSTYHYAVSHDSPENKAFLAQLEKGGAKLSDVTMTSVAAYDGARLIYKMIEATGGKQDPEKAVKAVEGMKWTSPRGPVSIDPTTRHITQSVYLREVEKKDGKLINKEIETFKDQPDWGLVKQ from the coding sequence ATGAAGGGACTTCGATCGGTCTGCGCGGCCGCGGCCTTGTCGTTCGTCGCGGCAGGCGCCCACGCCGATACCATCAAGGTCGGCGTGATCGGCACCATGTCCGGGCCGTACGCGCTGTTCGGCCAGAACTTCAAGATGGGCATCGACGCCTGGGTCGCCGAGCACGGCAACAAGGTCGGCGGCCACACCGTCGAGTTCGTCTATCGTGACGAGGTCTCGCCCAATCCGGCGCAATCCAAGGCGCTGGCGCAGGAGCTGATCGTCAAGGAGAAGGTGCAGTACATCGCCGGCCTGTACTTCACGCCGAACGCGATGGCGGTGGCGCCGCTGCTGCAGGAAGCCAAGGTGCCGATGGTGGTGCTGAACGCGGCGACCTCCTCGATCACCGAAAAGAGCCCCTACATCGTCCGCACCTCGTTCACGATGTTCCAGAACACGGTGCCGGCCGCGAAGGTTGCCAAGCAGAAGGGCGCCAAGAAGGTCGCGATCGCCGTCAGCGATTACGGTCCGGGTATCGACGCCGAGACCGCGTTCAAGAAGACCTTCGAGGCTGAAGGCGGCAGCGTCGTCGAGGCGATCCGGATGCCGCTCGCCACCACCGACTTCGGTCCGATCATGCAGCGGATCAAGGATTCGGGCGCCGACATGATCTTCACCTTCCTGCCGGCCGGTCCGCCGACCCTCGGCTTCGTCAAAGCCTATATCGATAACGGCCTGAAGGCGGGCGGCGTCAAGCTGATGTCGACCGGCGACGTGGTGACCGAGCCCGATCTGCCGAATATCGGCGATTCCGGCATCGGCATCCTCTCGACCTATCACTACGCGGTGTCGCACGACTCGCCCGAGAACAAGGCGTTCCTGGCCCAGCTCGAAAAGGGTGGCGCCAAGCTCAGCGACGTCACCATGACCTCGGTTGCGGCCTATGACGGTGCCCGTCTGATCTACAAGATGATCGAGGCCACCGGCGGCAAGCAGGATCCCGAGAAGGCGGTCAAGGCTGTCGAAGGCATGAAGTGGACCAGCCCGCGCGGCCCGGTGTCGATCGATCCGACCACCCGCCACATCACCCAGAGCGTCTATCTGCGCGAAGTGGAAAAGAAGGACGGCAAGCTGATCAATAAGGAGATTGAGACCTTCAAGGATCAGCCGGACTGGGGACTTGTTAAGCAGTAA
- a CDS encoding branched-chain amino acid ABC transporter permease, with translation MRTILGILPDALAYGMVLFTISIGLSIMMGLMRVVNLAHGAFAMIGGYLASFALTSLGVSYPIAILIAVIGAVIISVPFEFLLYRRIYRRSDELTQILLTIGITFFIVGIANYIFGPTSKPIPLPEMLKGPFDLGFRMIPAHRLFVIGCGVVTAVALWLMIEKTEFGVRLRAAVDNGDMAEALGIRTQIVYSATFALAVGLAAFGGVVGAELLPVEPFYALRYMVTFLVVVSVGGAGSVTGAMAASLLLGLADTTGKYLAPEFGEFFFYVAVIVIVYVFPHGLFGKAH, from the coding sequence ATGAGGACGATTCTCGGAATCCTGCCGGACGCACTGGCCTACGGCATGGTGCTGTTCACGATCTCGATCGGCCTGTCGATCATGATGGGCCTGATGCGGGTGGTCAATCTCGCACACGGCGCGTTCGCGATGATCGGCGGTTACCTCGCCTCGTTCGCGCTGACCTCGCTCGGCGTATCCTATCCGATCGCCATCCTGATCGCGGTGATCGGTGCAGTGATCATCTCGGTGCCGTTCGAATTTCTGCTGTACCGGCGGATCTATCGTCGCTCCGATGAACTGACCCAGATCCTGCTAACGATCGGCATCACCTTCTTCATCGTCGGCATCGCCAACTACATTTTCGGTCCGACCTCGAAGCCGATCCCGCTGCCGGAGATGCTGAAGGGACCGTTCGATCTTGGCTTTCGCATGATCCCGGCGCACCGGCTATTCGTGATCGGCTGCGGTGTCGTCACCGCGGTAGCGTTGTGGCTGATGATCGAGAAAACCGAATTCGGCGTCAGGCTGCGCGCAGCCGTCGACAACGGCGATATGGCCGAGGCGCTTGGTATCCGCACCCAGATCGTCTATTCGGCGACCTTCGCGCTGGCCGTCGGCCTCGCGGCATTTGGCGGCGTGGTCGGCGCCGAGCTGCTGCCGGTCGAGCCGTTCTACGCGCTGCGCTACATGGTGACCTTCCTGGTCGTGGTCTCGGTCGGCGGCGCCGGCTCGGTGACCGGTGCGATGGCGGCGTCGCTGCTGCTTGGCCTTGCCGACACCACGGGCAAATATCTGGCGCCGGAGTTCGGCGAGTTCTTTTTCTATGTCGCGGTGATCGTGATCGTTTACGTGTTCCCGCACGGCCTGTTCGGAAAGGCGCACTAA
- a CDS encoding branched-chain amino acid ABC transporter permease, which produces MATLSVTAAPSAWAGLRNDLIAAAVIAALGAIGYFVYPDDLAFLIRVIGLAFLVISLDLVTGYCGVATLGHAALFGVGAYAAGNFCLAGVTDPILMLLIGALAGTASGLVSGLLVTRFRGLPQLVLSIAFGQLVAALANKLSSITGGSDGLAGISPSPVFGIFNFDMFGRTGYVFSVIVLLVTMVTLLRFARSPFALMCRAIKDDTLRTRMIGVSVYPRLVVMYCVAGAVAGLGGALTAINTGVVGLDSVGFERSAEALIMLILGGAGNLWGALIGAILFELFHHYVSTASPFHWMILVGVLLIVVVLFFPKGLVNELTRRIGDFRQARAAR; this is translated from the coding sequence ATGGCGACCTTGTCCGTCACTGCTGCGCCGTCGGCCTGGGCCGGTCTTCGCAACGACCTGATCGCCGCCGCGGTGATCGCCGCGCTCGGGGCGATCGGGTATTTCGTCTATCCCGACGACCTCGCCTTCCTGATCCGCGTGATCGGCCTCGCATTCCTGGTGATCTCGCTGGATCTCGTCACCGGCTATTGCGGCGTCGCCACGCTCGGCCATGCAGCGCTGTTCGGCGTCGGCGCCTATGCGGCCGGCAATTTCTGTCTCGCCGGCGTCACCGATCCGATCCTGATGCTGCTGATCGGTGCGCTTGCCGGCACGGCCTCCGGGCTGGTCTCGGGCCTGCTGGTGACGCGCTTCCGCGGTCTGCCCCAGCTCGTGCTGTCGATCGCGTTCGGTCAGCTCGTCGCCGCGCTCGCCAACAAGCTGTCGTCGATCACCGGCGGCAGCGACGGCCTTGCCGGCATCTCGCCGAGCCCGGTGTTCGGAATCTTCAACTTCGACATGTTCGGCCGCACCGGCTACGTGTTCTCGGTGATCGTGCTGCTGGTGACGATGGTGACGCTGCTGCGGTTCGCCCGCTCGCCATTCGCGCTGATGTGCCGTGCCATCAAGGACGACACGCTGCGGACGCGGATGATCGGCGTTTCGGTGTATCCGCGGCTGGTGGTGATGTACTGCGTCGCCGGCGCCGTCGCCGGGCTCGGCGGTGCGCTGACGGCGATCAATACCGGCGTGGTCGGGCTCGACAGCGTCGGCTTCGAACGCTCCGCCGAAGCGCTGATCATGCTGATCCTCGGCGGCGCCGGCAATCTGTGGGGCGCGTTGATCGGCGCGATCCTGTTCGAGCTGTTTCACCACTACGTCTCGACCGCGAGCCCGTTCCACTGGATGATCCTGGTCGGCGTGTTGCTGATCGTGGTGGTGCTGTTCTTCCCCAAGGGGCTGGTCAACGAACTGACCCGGCGGATCGGCGATTTCCGGCAGGCGAGGGCGGCGCGATGA
- a CDS encoding ABC transporter ATP-binding protein, translated as MTTLLEVQRLSKSFGGLRVTDDVSFSLASGDRVALIGPNGAGKTTLVNQLSGDLAPSDGRILLAGQDVTTASIPERVRGGLVRTFQVTRLFTSLTVAENVALAVMQRRGLTKRMFSSVMDKADVRDEWQSVLGLLGIGHLAATPVTKLAYGQQRLLDLAIGLAMKPRVLVLDEPAAGVPHDESPRILEAIGRMSPEIAILMIEHDMDLVFKFAKRVLVLANGALIFEGTPAEVKENDAVRAAYLGNYADARRTS; from the coding sequence ATGACGACCCTGCTCGAAGTCCAGCGTCTGTCGAAATCGTTTGGCGGTCTGCGCGTCACCGACGACGTCTCCTTTTCGCTGGCGAGCGGCGATCGCGTCGCGCTGATCGGGCCGAACGGTGCCGGCAAGACCACGCTGGTCAATCAGCTCTCCGGAGATCTGGCGCCGTCCGACGGCCGTATCCTGCTGGCGGGCCAGGACGTCACCACCGCCTCGATCCCTGAGCGCGTCCGCGGCGGCTTGGTACGCACCTTCCAGGTGACGCGGCTGTTCACCAGCCTCACGGTCGCCGAGAACGTCGCGCTGGCGGTGATGCAGCGCCGCGGCCTGACCAAGCGGATGTTCTCCTCGGTGATGGACAAGGCCGACGTCCGCGACGAGTGGCAGAGCGTGCTCGGCCTGCTCGGCATCGGCCATCTGGCGGCGACGCCGGTGACCAAGTTGGCTTACGGCCAGCAGCGGCTGCTCGATCTGGCGATCGGTCTTGCCATGAAGCCGCGGGTGCTGGTGTTGGATGAGCCTGCGGCCGGCGTGCCGCACGACGAGTCGCCGCGGATTCTCGAAGCGATCGGCCGCATGTCGCCGGAGATCGCGATCCTGATGATCGAGCACGACATGGATCTGGTGTTCAAATTTGCGAAGCGCGTGCTGGTGCTGGCAAATGGCGCGCTGATCTTCGAAGGCACGCCCGCCGAGGTGAAGGAAAACGACGCCGTCCGTGCGGCCTATCTGGGAAACTATGCCGATGCCCGCCGCACGTCTTGA
- a CDS encoding ABC transporter ATP-binding protein, producing MPAARLEVQGLAAGYGSVSILSDISFAVPAGGRLTVLGRNGVGKTTLLATLMGLTTHKGGTVRIGEREVTGLKTYARAAAGLGYVPQTRDVFRSLTVEENLFTGLKGRPRSELESVYAMFPRLAERRNHGGMQLSGGEQQMLSLARTLLGKPTVLLLDEPLEGLAPVICDQLMETIVKLAQSGEMTVVLVEQQIERALDFADDVLVVERGRIVWRGQAAEFRADRELADRLLGVGIG from the coding sequence ATGCCCGCCGCACGTCTTGAAGTTCAAGGTCTCGCGGCCGGCTACGGCTCGGTGAGCATCCTGAGCGACATCAGCTTTGCAGTGCCGGCAGGCGGGCGGCTGACCGTGCTCGGCCGCAATGGCGTCGGCAAGACCACGCTGCTGGCGACGCTGATGGGACTGACCACCCACAAGGGCGGGACGGTTCGGATCGGCGAACGCGAGGTGACGGGGCTGAAGACCTATGCGCGGGCCGCCGCAGGCCTCGGCTACGTGCCGCAGACTCGCGACGTATTTCGCTCACTCACCGTCGAGGAAAACCTGTTCACCGGACTGAAGGGCCGGCCGCGGTCCGAACTCGAGTCGGTGTACGCGATGTTTCCGCGGCTCGCGGAACGCCGCAACCACGGCGGCATGCAACTCTCCGGAGGCGAGCAGCAGATGCTGTCGCTGGCGCGCACGCTGCTCGGCAAGCCGACCGTGCTGCTGCTCGACGAACCGCTCGAGGGCCTCGCGCCGGTGATCTGCGATCAGCTGATGGAGACCATCGTCAAGCTCGCGCAGTCCGGCGAGATGACCGTGGTGCTGGTCGAACAGCAGATCGAGCGCGCACTCGACTTCGCGGACGACGTGCTGGTGGTCGAGCGCGGCCGGATCGTCTGGCGTGGCCAGGCGGCGGAGTTCAGGGCCGATCGGGAATTGGCCGACCGTCTGCTCGGTGTCGGTATCGGCTGA
- a CDS encoding HWE histidine kinase domain-containing protein, translating to MPHKVDLTSCDREPIHIPGSIQPRGCLLACDSQAVRITRISENAGAILGRETPRVGELLADYFGETEAHTLRNALAQASDPKRPALIFGWRDGGTGRTFDVSLHHHDGTSIIEFEPAAADQADNPLRLTRQIIARTKELKSLDEMAARVPRYLQAMLGYHRVMMYRFAADGSGKVIGEAKRSDLESFLGQHFPASDIPQQARLLYLKNAIRVISDSRGDSSRIVPERDASGAALDLSFAHLRSVSPIHLEYLRNMGVSASMSLSIIIDGTLWGLIACHHYEPRVVPMAQRVAAEMFADFFSLHFTAVHHQRRFQSSLRTRRTLDALTSQMSFDASVDDFLRANLPRIADLIPSDGVGLWMNGVWTAHGSTPPANALPSIMYLLTGRAGNEIVATHALADRIVAATDYAGAAAGMLAIPLSQTAGDYLLFFRKEQVQTLNWAGDPNKTYDTGPLGDRLTPRKSFSIWKEQVEGQSIPWSADDRDTAATIQVGLREVLLRQSEILSAERKKAEVRQRVLNEELNHRVKNILALIKSLVNQPAGEGKSLEEFASALRGRIMALSFAHDQVVRSDGGGALLDLIRAELSPYPAAQITLDGPDVGLDSRAYSVLALVLHELATNAAKYGALSRSSGRLRVSWSVRDDGRCDIEWTESGGPPVRPPTRHGFGTVLLSRSIPFDLGGWSEIDYTPGGVVARLGIPGQFVTESLQRLSSPQPNNTSVDSSSLNIANAAILLVEDQLVIALDAEEMLGAIGAKSVISVASAEEALLTIAQRPPTLAILDVNLGNGSSLPVADELERLGIPFMFATGYGDTAMIPERMRDLPIVRKPYSIESLRGALSAMLDARG from the coding sequence ATGCCGCATAAGGTCGATCTCACCTCCTGCGATCGCGAGCCGATCCACATCCCCGGCAGCATTCAGCCGCGCGGCTGCCTGCTGGCGTGCGACTCGCAAGCGGTGCGGATCACACGCATCTCGGAGAACGCCGGCGCGATTCTGGGCCGCGAGACGCCGCGGGTCGGCGAGCTGCTGGCCGATTACTTCGGCGAGACGGAGGCACACACGTTGCGCAACGCGCTGGCGCAGGCGTCCGATCCGAAGCGGCCGGCACTGATCTTCGGCTGGCGCGACGGCGGCACCGGTCGCACCTTCGACGTCTCGCTGCATCATCACGACGGCACCTCGATCATCGAATTCGAGCCCGCCGCCGCCGACCAGGCCGACAACCCGCTGCGGCTGACGCGGCAGATCATCGCACGCACCAAGGAACTGAAGTCTCTCGACGAGATGGCGGCGCGGGTGCCACGCTATCTACAGGCGATGCTCGGCTATCATCGGGTGATGATGTATCGCTTCGCGGCCGACGGATCCGGCAAGGTGATCGGGGAGGCCAAGCGCAGCGACCTCGAGAGCTTTCTCGGCCAGCACTTCCCGGCCTCCGACATCCCGCAGCAGGCGCGATTGCTGTATCTGAAGAACGCGATCCGCGTGATCTCGGATTCGCGCGGCGACAGCAGCCGGATCGTGCCGGAGCGCGATGCCTCCGGCGCCGCGCTCGATCTGTCGTTCGCACACCTGCGCAGCGTTTCGCCGATCCATCTCGAATATCTCCGCAACATGGGCGTCAGCGCTTCGATGTCGCTGTCGATCATCATCGACGGAACGCTGTGGGGGCTGATCGCCTGCCATCACTACGAGCCGCGCGTGGTACCGATGGCCCAGCGCGTCGCCGCCGAAATGTTCGCCGATTTTTTCTCGTTGCATTTCACCGCGGTCCACCACCAGCGTCGCTTCCAGTCGTCGCTGCGCACCCGGCGAACGCTCGACGCGCTGACCAGCCAGATGTCGTTCGATGCCTCGGTCGACGACTTTCTGCGCGCCAACCTCCCGCGCATCGCCGACCTGATTCCGAGCGATGGTGTCGGCCTCTGGATGAACGGGGTCTGGACCGCGCATGGCTCGACGCCGCCGGCCAACGCGCTGCCGTCGATCATGTATTTGCTCACCGGCCGGGCCGGAAACGAGATCGTCGCCACCCATGCCCTTGCCGACCGGATCGTGGCGGCGACCGACTATGCGGGCGCGGCCGCCGGCATGCTGGCGATCCCGCTGTCCCAGACCGCCGGCGATTACTTGCTGTTCTTCCGCAAGGAGCAGGTACAGACGCTGAACTGGGCAGGCGATCCGAACAAGACCTACGACACCGGGCCGCTGGGCGACCGGCTGACGCCGCGCAAGAGTTTCTCGATCTGGAAAGAGCAGGTCGAAGGGCAGTCGATCCCGTGGAGCGCGGACGATCGCGACACCGCGGCCACCATCCAGGTCGGCCTGCGCGAAGTGCTGCTGCGGCAGAGCGAAATTCTCTCGGCCGAGCGCAAGAAGGCCGAGGTGCGCCAACGCGTCCTCAACGAGGAGCTCAATCACCGCGTCAAGAACATCCTGGCGCTGATCAAATCGCTGGTGAACCAGCCGGCCGGCGAAGGCAAATCGCTGGAGGAATTCGCCTCGGCCTTGCGCGGGCGGATCATGGCGCTGTCGTTCGCACACGATCAGGTGGTCCGGTCCGACGGCGGCGGGGCGCTGCTCGATCTGATCCGCGCCGAGCTGTCGCCCTACCCCGCCGCGCAGATCACGCTGGATGGCCCGGACGTCGGCCTCGATTCCCGCGCCTATTCGGTGCTGGCGCTGGTGCTGCACGAGCTGGCCACCAATGCGGCGAAGTACGGCGCGCTGTCTCGTTCATCGGGCCGCCTGCGGGTGAGCTGGTCGGTGCGCGACGACGGACGCTGCGATATCGAATGGACCGAGAGCGGCGGCCCGCCGGTCCGGCCGCCGACCCGGCACGGCTTCGGCACCGTGCTGCTGAGCCGCAGCATTCCGTTCGATCTCGGCGGCTGGAGCGAGATCGACTACACGCCCGGCGGTGTTGTCGCGCGCCTCGGTATTCCCGGCCAATTCGTCACCGAGTCGCTGCAGCGGCTGTCGAGCCCGCAGCCGAACAATACGAGCGTCGACAGCAGTTCGCTGAATATCGCCAATGCGGCGATCCTGCTGGTCGAAGATCAGCTCGTGATTGCGCTCGATGCGGAGGAAATGCTCGGGGCGATCGGTGCAAAGTCGGTGATCTCGGTCGCGTCCGCCGAAGAGGCGCTGCTGACGATCGCGCAGCGACCGCCGACGCTGGCGATCCTCGACGTCAATCTCGGCAACGGCAGTTCACTGCCGGTCGCCGACGAACTGGAGCGGCTCGGAATCCCGTTCATGTTCGCCACAGGTTACGGCGACACCGCGATGATCCCGGAGCGCATGCGCGACCTGCCGATCGTGCGCAAGCCATATTCGATCGAGTCGCTGCGCGGCGCCCTGTCGGCGATGCTCGACGCCCGCGGCTAA